ttccctccccccCTTGAATATATAGTCCACATTCCTCTAAATCGTAATCTTTACAATAGATACCAAAGATGGATCATTCCAAACTCAATTAAATGTAGTTCAGTATTTGTTTTAAGTTTCATAGCTGTGAATGAAAAGCAGCCATTACAGCTAGAAAAGTAGCAATGTGCAGTGATGAATCCACTCATGAATGAGACAAAGTACTGGTGTCACTTTACCTGCAGAAACTGAATTTGCTCGAGTGACACTGTTTTCTTTCAAAAGGCCTTGCTTTTGGATGGATCGAATGGAACTAGGAATGTGAAATTAGATATATATGAAGCAGTGTCAGCCATTCAAGACATGATCTGGCTTTTCTGAGGCTTTGTTCTAAATGCTGTTTTCAGGTAGACAATGACAGACCCCTGAGGGCTGTTGATGTCCTAAATACAATAGGACCCAACAGGCTGAGTTGGATGACTCTTTCTACAGTTTAAGACTAATGTCTCACTATTTGGTGTGTCCCCTGTTTGCTTTAATCGCATCTTGAACTCCAGTTCTAAAAAAGTTTATGCAGAATTTGGAGAGTACACATACATCCAGAGAGTGTTGAGACGAGACAGTATGTTCTCAAAGATCTTCAGGGTGTTGAGGTCTGTCTTCTAAAAGAGGATTTCTCAAGCAGATTGTCCAggatatctctctctctctctctctctctctcattctaatGTCTTTCTTTCCAGACCTGTGGGGGATGACAGTTGAACAGGCTGAGGGAGGTAAGCTTGCATTATTTCAGTATAACATGTATAGATCAAATTATGTATAGATCAGATTCAAAGTCCCATGATGTGTTTGTAGTACTTTTGGACAAACCATTCATTATACTGACTGCAATATTAATCGTTCTAATTaattttgcctttattttttctctctaatCTCAGGTCAAGGCCTTTGTGACCCAAGACATCCCTCTTTAGTATCCTTCACATGGCATAGTAACAACAATTAATTTACAGAACTTTTGTCATAATTACCTTCAAAACCATGCTTTTGTATGCACTGACCAATTTATTAGGAAGTCATTGTTATTGTGAACTGGAACTATTCAAGGATGAAATTGCACCATCAGTGAAATtccaaataataacaaaattatgaaaatattatCTAGTATTTCATCACGTATCATTTTTGGTTGTTTATAAGTAAAcaagtaatgtttttttacacTAGCTGCTCTTCAGAAATACTTTTGGGTCCAGTACTGGGAAATCCCTGTTGGGAAAATACTGTTTTGGGAAAAAACTGTGCAAGGCAGGGCACCCAAAAGCTGGAGTTGAGAACCGCTGCGTTATGGAATCAGGCTACCAGACAATTTTTACATCTGTCAcgtccactgttttttttttcttttttttttctagcttaCTTAGATTAAAAAGCTAAAGCTATGTACATCAGCCCACGTCCTTTCTTAGACCAAAAGCATTCTAAAAACCAAAGCCAGTTTGTCACATAGACAAACATTTCTCTAGCACCAGGcatcatctcatctcatcagATCCCAGCAGAGATTTACCTGGATTTGCATGCAAGATGAGCAGCCTTGATGCAAATTGGATTTCTCTCTAACAGAGGTCCATTTATGTGACCAGTTGGAGATGAAGTGTGGATACAAATATTATCTGTACATTATTTGAATGCCTCGGTGTTATAGCGTCCAGTCTGTACCTGTCCACTCATGAACTACTGAACTCTCAATTTCCTTGACTTGCCTGTTTTTCAGTCATAACTTGGTAATGAAGCACATTCCTGGGGCAGACCCTGAGCTTGTCCTCCTAAACCACTACTACGAGGAGCTAGATGTAAGTGACAATACTGAGCTCAGCAGTTATGATAAAAAAGCAGGCTGAAAGGCTAAAAAGAggtttttctttccctcttcagatttattttaatatgtgtGGTTTGGGTATTTTTCTTCTAGAAAATAGTCCTAGATACATATCAGATAGAAATGACATATGTCTAGGgggaaaaacatacaaaaaactATATCAGTTCACAGCTCCAATCCCTGAGGGCTCTAACCCCTCGTTACACATAAAAAGTAATTTCAGGTTCAGAGAGTTTCTAAAGATTGTGATTGGATGAAAATTTTAAACAGCCCATTCACACCAAGTATGAggtttttaataaacatcatttCAATGTTTTCGATTTAGCAACTGAATTGAATGAATTCAACTGAATTCAAATGAATTGAAATCTACAAAATAAGTACTtattttttctgaatatttacTTACTATATAAACGTGAtgacttatttttttccaaaatgacactgtattcaataaatgaaagttgtgtcaaaacaatgacttattttttttaaaaagtgatgaattaagtcaaaataatgacagtcATGCTACCAGAAACagagttgatttttttttctctactgGATGGTGACATTCTTCTTTGGCATTAAACTTGTGGTAGCACAGCAAAAAGACAAACTTGCGAATAGCAGAAAGCCATTTAGACTTTGATTATTTTGGCacaattcagaattattttaaaaggtATACTATACTGAATGCTCTAATGAGCCTAGAAGAACTGTGTGCACAGTAGTAGTTGTTTTTTATAGCCTAaggattttgtttttattaaataatcaccttcagatcaatgcattttttacAACTATAAAACTAGTATTAAATATGTTGTGGCTTTTTAAAgctttactttttaaaacttaGTTTTTGATCTGTTACTTTGGGATGAtcaccaatttttttttgtctatcaGGGGAGACAACATGTTATGAACATGCACAAAAGTCTCCACAATCATTGCACCTATATTACATAGATAATCCATCACTAGTGACTTTCATCTGTAGAAATGCCCTCTGTCTCACCTTTGAAGATTGTTTGAAAGCCTTCGACTCTTTACTGCAGTTTCTTACTGGCGCCATCTGCTGGACAAAAACTTAGCAACTGAAAACGTACACAATATTCCACACCCAAAGGAGGACTAAAGTGCAGTATATATTGTAGCCAGTGGACAGCATACAGCGCATAGAAACATCTGATTGGATATCAGCCTATTGTGCCATTGCCTTATTAATTTTTACttgaatatataaaaaataatttaataccaagtattttgaaaatgtctggaGATTTCATGTTAGATTTTGCTGTATTACTTGCCCTCACTCTTAAATGATGAAGCTTAGCGCTTTCATCGAGATTGACTTGTCTATCCAGTCTGGCTATTGAACAGAGCTGGAATGCTTATTTTATGTTATCAACACTGCTgtactctttctcttcttccatTTCTCCTTTGTAGCGGATCGCATTGTCAGATATGACCCGTACAGAGATCAACGAACTCTTAGCCGAGCTTGGCTTTTATAAAAAAGCACAGCCTGAAGATGAAGTGCCAGAGGAGTTCCGCTTCTCACCAGCCAAAGACAGCCCCTTCAAAGAGCACCACACAACCAAACTGCCTGCGCAGACTGAAATTAGTGAGAAACCCCAGTCGGAGATAGACTCAGCACATAAAGATTTATAGTCTACATAGAAGTCAGTTAGGAATACTTGAGTGATGCACTTGCTATAATTTAGTCTTCAGACTACTTTTTATTACAAAGTCTGCATTTGCAGTACGTGTGCTTGTGCATTGATCCACTTAAACTCATGTCTGTGGTATTAAAAGAACAGCATATATGTAACCCTGTTTCTGCCCATACAGGAACTGAATGACGCCCCAAACCATAAAATCGTCTGATTGGTTGGGGTTGATGATGTACGTTCTTGATGTGTATGGCAGGGTCTCGATAGAGTGCTGGGTGTAAAGCATGATAAcactgagaaaaaataaaatatttttgatcTAATTACAGCACAAGGGTTTTGATTCTTTTTGCAATAGAGCACAGGAAATATAtatgtaacagaaaattacacaacagCCAAACGTTTAAGTGCATCAAATGCATAAATAATTGATTTGTCCACTACTTGTGAGCACCTTACTGCTGCCTTAACCGCCTCATTCATTCCAGTTTTACCACCAATGAGTTATATAGTGTTGTCCCAACAAAAACGTTTCCAAAGGTGTCACTGactggactgtgagaagcagaaaatgcaaccaatatCTAAGACTGAACTACAAGAAGTATATCCCTGCAGATGCCTGTGAAAAGTTGGAATCTCCTGAACAGAACGGAAATTGTAATTATGGAAAAGGGAcatactaaacactgaaaaaaactcATGCATTTagtttctgaatattttatgtcattttctgttaaaaatattgttttgcaCACAATGGTCATTCTGGCTGAGAATAACAAATGAAAGGGCAAAACAGTATGCCAGTACCCGATTATGGGAAGCAGACGTCCTTCCAgaacaaagaagcaaaaactTGGTTTCTTAAAAGGTTTAATAGTCACTTCATATTAACTTGCAGTGTACAGGAATGCCGGGTGAACAATACTCTTCTGTGTAGACATGTACAATCAAAATGGCCCTTGGACAGGCAGTCaattttttctcatttgtagTGACAGCGAATTTCACACTGCAATACGGACCATATTTGATTCAACCTAATGTTTCTGCCTTTCCCCTATTCCCTTGAAGGAGCTTATTTTGGCAAGGATGTTTTTGCATACAGCAGTGAATGTGCAGCAGTGCTATGGCTTTGAAAGTTCTACCACATCCACAAATATGCATTTCTACATAAGCCACGTAACAAATCTAATGCAAATAACACTATCTAGAGTACAAAGGTGCTGCTCAAATTATAGATTTGGATCTTAGCTGTGCCATGTGGTGTTTCTTTGCTCATGTGGAAAGAAAAATGGCTGGCAGTTTATTTCTCCCCTCACAGTAACATCGCTGTGCAGCACAGTGGGTGAATTAGCATTTTGGTGAGCTAATGCTAATACACAACACTTATTTTGGCTATTAGCTAAGGCTAAACAGAAAAtctggaaaacaaataaaatactaaaaagcTCAGTTAGGTCAAAATGACATTCTTGGAAAAAAAGATTGGGAttttaaatgggaaaaaaaaaaaaaaaactatacacAAGTACACTCACAAATGTTAATGTTGCAAAACAATGGAGGGCTGTGTTTAAGGAGATCAACATCAAATATTTTCACACCAGACTGGACTTTCTGTCCAACAGTGCCATGATTTTTAACACAAGCATTCATCAAAACACTGCTAGACACTTTCAGTTGTGATCACCTCCAGCCA
This sequence is a window from Pygocentrus nattereri isolate fPygNat1 chromosome 20, fPygNat1.pri, whole genome shotgun sequence. Protein-coding genes within it:
- the selenom gene encoding selenoprotein M; its protein translation is MWSIFLAALLLPSLILTYEVDLKKLDGLAKAKVETCGGUQLNRLREVKAFVTQDIPLYHNLVMKHIPGADPELVLLNHYYEELDRIALSDMTRTEINELLAELGFYKKAQPEDEVPEEFRFSPAKDSPFKEHHTTKLPAQTEISEKPQSEIDSAHKDL